The following proteins are encoded in a genomic region of Cricetulus griseus strain 17A/GY chromosome 7, alternate assembly CriGri-PICRH-1.0, whole genome shotgun sequence:
- the Colec11 gene encoding collectin-11 isoform X1, translating to MMTRDLALAGMLISLAFLSLLPSGCPQQTTEDACSVQILVPGLKGDAGEKGDKGAPGRPGRVGPTGEKGDMGDKGQKGTVGRHGKIGPIGAKGEKGDSGDIGPPGPSGEPGIPCECSQLRKAIGEMDNQVTQLTTELKFIKNALPSPAAVAGVRETESKIYLLVKEEKRYADAQLSCQGRGGTLSMPKDEAANGLMASYLAQAGLARVFIGINDLEKEGDFVYSDRSPMQTFNKWRSGEPNNAYDEEDCVEMVASGGWNDVACHITMYFMCEFDKENL from the exons ATGATGACGAGGGACCTGGCTCTGGCAGGCATGCTGATTAGCCTGGCTTTCCTGTCACTGTTGCCATCTGGATGTCCTCAGCAGACCACAGAGGACGCCTGCTCTGTGCAGATTCTTGTCCCCGGACTCAAAG GGGATgcaggagaaaagggagacaaaGGAGCCCCAGGGCGGCCAGGAAGAGTCGGCCCTACAGGAGAAAAAG GAGACATGGGGGACAAAGGACAGAAAGGCACCGTGGGCCGCCATGGAAAAATTGGTCCCATTGGCGCTAAAG GTGAAAAAGGAGACTCTGGTGACATCGGACCCCCGGGTCCCAGTGGAGAGCCTG GCATTCCATGTGAGTGCAGCCAGCTGCGGAAGGCTATCGGGGAGATGGACAACCAGGTCACTCAACTGACAACTGAGCTGAAATTCATAAAAAATG CACTGCCCTCCCCTGCAGCTGTTGCTGGTGTGCGTGAGACTGAGAGCAAGATCTACCTGCTGGTGAAGGAGGAGAAGCGGTATGCAGATGCCCAGCTGTCCTGCCAAGGCCGAGGAGGCACCCTGAGCATGCCCAAGGACGAGGCGGCCAATGGCCTGATGGCGTCGTACCTGGCACAGGCCGGCCTGGCCCGAGTCTTCATAGGCATCAATGACCTGGAGAAGGAAGGTGACTTTGTGTACTCTGACCGCTCCCCCATGCAGACTTTCAACAAGTGGCGAAGTGGAGAGCCCAACAACGCCTATGACGAGGAGGACTGTGTAGAGATGGTGGCCTCAGGGGGCTGGAACGATGTGGCATGCCACATTACCATGTACTTCATGTGTGAGTTTGACAAGGAAAACTTGTGA
- the Colec11 gene encoding collectin-11 isoform X5 produces the protein MMTRDLALAGMLISLAFLSLLPSGCPQQTTEDACSVQILVPGLKGDAGEKGDKGAPGRPGRVGPTGEKGDMGDKGQKGTVGRHGKIGPIGAKGEKGDSGDIGPPGPSGEPGIPCECSQLRKAIGEMDNQVTQLTTELKFIKNAVAGVRETESKIYLLVKEEKRYADAQLSCQGRGGTLSMPKDEAANGLMASYLAQAGLARVFIGINDLEKEGDFVYSDRSPMQTFNKWRSGEPNNAYDEEDCVEMVASGGWNDVACHITMYFMCEFDKENL, from the exons ATGATGACGAGGGACCTGGCTCTGGCAGGCATGCTGATTAGCCTGGCTTTCCTGTCACTGTTGCCATCTGGATGTCCTCAGCAGACCACAGAGGACGCCTGCTCTGTGCAGATTCTTGTCCCCGGACTCAAAG GGGATgcaggagaaaagggagacaaaGGAGCCCCAGGGCGGCCAGGAAGAGTCGGCCCTACAGGAGAAAAAG GAGACATGGGGGACAAAGGACAGAAAGGCACCGTGGGCCGCCATGGAAAAATTGGTCCCATTGGCGCTAAAG GTGAAAAAGGAGACTCTGGTGACATCGGACCCCCGGGTCCCAGTGGAGAGCCTG GCATTCCATGTGAGTGCAGCCAGCTGCGGAAGGCTATCGGGGAGATGGACAACCAGGTCACTCAACTGACAACTGAGCTGAAATTCATAAAAAATG CTGTTGCTGGTGTGCGTGAGACTGAGAGCAAGATCTACCTGCTGGTGAAGGAGGAGAAGCGGTATGCAGATGCCCAGCTGTCCTGCCAAGGCCGAGGAGGCACCCTGAGCATGCCCAAGGACGAGGCGGCCAATGGCCTGATGGCGTCGTACCTGGCACAGGCCGGCCTGGCCCGAGTCTTCATAGGCATCAATGACCTGGAGAAGGAAGGTGACTTTGTGTACTCTGACCGCTCCCCCATGCAGACTTTCAACAAGTGGCGAAGTGGAGAGCCCAACAACGCCTATGACGAGGAGGACTGTGTAGAGATGGTGGCCTCAGGGGGCTGGAACGATGTGGCATGCCACATTACCATGTACTTCATGTGTGAGTTTGACAAGGAAAACTTGTGA
- the Colec11 gene encoding collectin-11 isoform X3, protein MTRDLALAGMLISLAFLSLLPSGCPQQTTEDACSVQILVPGLKGDAGEKGDKGAPGRPGRVGPTGEKGEKGDSGDIGPPGPSGEPGIPCECSQLRKAIGEMDNQVTQLTTELKFIKNAVAGVRETESKIYLLVKEEKRYADAQLSCQGRGGTLSMPKDEAANGLMASYLAQAGLARVFIGINDLEKEGDFVYSDRSPMQTFNKWRSGEPNNAYDEEDCVEMVASGGWNDVACHITMYFMCEFDKENL, encoded by the exons ATGACGAGGGACCTGGCTCTGGCAGGCATGCTGATTAGCCTGGCTTTCCTGTCACTGTTGCCATCTGGATGTCCTCAGCAGACCACAGAGGACGCCTGCTCTGTGCAGATTCTTGTCCCCGGACTCAAAG GGGATgcaggagaaaagggagacaaaGGAGCCCCAGGGCGGCCAGGAAGAGTCGGCCCTACAGGAGAAAAAG GTGAAAAAGGAGACTCTGGTGACATCGGACCCCCGGGTCCCAGTGGAGAGCCTG GCATTCCATGTGAGTGCAGCCAGCTGCGGAAGGCTATCGGGGAGATGGACAACCAGGTCACTCAACTGACAACTGAGCTGAAATTCATAAAAAATG CTGTTGCTGGTGTGCGTGAGACTGAGAGCAAGATCTACCTGCTGGTGAAGGAGGAGAAGCGGTATGCAGATGCCCAGCTGTCCTGCCAAGGCCGAGGAGGCACCCTGAGCATGCCCAAGGACGAGGCGGCCAATGGCCTGATGGCGTCGTACCTGGCACAGGCCGGCCTGGCCCGAGTCTTCATAGGCATCAATGACCTGGAGAAGGAAGGTGACTTTGTGTACTCTGACCGCTCCCCCATGCAGACTTTCAACAAGTGGCGAAGTGGAGAGCCCAACAACGCCTATGACGAGGAGGACTGTGTAGAGATGGTGGCCTCAGGGGGCTGGAACGATGTGGCATGCCACATTACCATGTACTTCATGTGTGAGTTTGACAAGGAAAACTTGTGA
- the Colec11 gene encoding collectin-11 isoform X2, which produces MTRDLALAGMLISLAFLSLLPSGCPQQTTEDACSVQILVPGLKGDMGDKGQKGTVGRHGKIGPIGAKGEKGDSGDIGPPGPSGEPGIPCECSQLRKAIGEMDNQVTQLTTELKFIKNAVAGVRETESKIYLLVKEEKRYADAQLSCQGRGGTLSMPKDEAANGLMASYLAQAGLARVFIGINDLEKEGDFVYSDRSPMQTFNKWRSGEPNNAYDEEDCVEMVASGGWNDVACHITMYFMCEFDKENL; this is translated from the exons ATGACGAGGGACCTGGCTCTGGCAGGCATGCTGATTAGCCTGGCTTTCCTGTCACTGTTGCCATCTGGATGTCCTCAGCAGACCACAGAGGACGCCTGCTCTGTGCAGATTCTTGTCCCCGGACTCAAAG GAGACATGGGGGACAAAGGACAGAAAGGCACCGTGGGCCGCCATGGAAAAATTGGTCCCATTGGCGCTAAAG GTGAAAAAGGAGACTCTGGTGACATCGGACCCCCGGGTCCCAGTGGAGAGCCTG GCATTCCATGTGAGTGCAGCCAGCTGCGGAAGGCTATCGGGGAGATGGACAACCAGGTCACTCAACTGACAACTGAGCTGAAATTCATAAAAAATG CTGTTGCTGGTGTGCGTGAGACTGAGAGCAAGATCTACCTGCTGGTGAAGGAGGAGAAGCGGTATGCAGATGCCCAGCTGTCCTGCCAAGGCCGAGGAGGCACCCTGAGCATGCCCAAGGACGAGGCGGCCAATGGCCTGATGGCGTCGTACCTGGCACAGGCCGGCCTGGCCCGAGTCTTCATAGGCATCAATGACCTGGAGAAGGAAGGTGACTTTGTGTACTCTGACCGCTCCCCCATGCAGACTTTCAACAAGTGGCGAAGTGGAGAGCCCAACAACGCCTATGACGAGGAGGACTGTGTAGAGATGGTGGCCTCAGGGGGCTGGAACGATGTGGCATGCCACATTACCATGTACTTCATGTGTGAGTTTGACAAGGAAAACTTGTGA
- the Colec11 gene encoding collectin-11 isoform X4 encodes MTRDLALAGMLISLAFLSLLPSGCPQQTTEDACSVQILVPGLKGEKGDSGDIGPPGPSGEPGIPCECSQLRKAIGEMDNQVTQLTTELKFIKNAVAGVRETESKIYLLVKEEKRYADAQLSCQGRGGTLSMPKDEAANGLMASYLAQAGLARVFIGINDLEKEGDFVYSDRSPMQTFNKWRSGEPNNAYDEEDCVEMVASGGWNDVACHITMYFMCEFDKENL; translated from the exons ATGACGAGGGACCTGGCTCTGGCAGGCATGCTGATTAGCCTGGCTTTCCTGTCACTGTTGCCATCTGGATGTCCTCAGCAGACCACAGAGGACGCCTGCTCTGTGCAGATTCTTGTCCCCGGACTCAAAG GTGAAAAAGGAGACTCTGGTGACATCGGACCCCCGGGTCCCAGTGGAGAGCCTG GCATTCCATGTGAGTGCAGCCAGCTGCGGAAGGCTATCGGGGAGATGGACAACCAGGTCACTCAACTGACAACTGAGCTGAAATTCATAAAAAATG CTGTTGCTGGTGTGCGTGAGACTGAGAGCAAGATCTACCTGCTGGTGAAGGAGGAGAAGCGGTATGCAGATGCCCAGCTGTCCTGCCAAGGCCGAGGAGGCACCCTGAGCATGCCCAAGGACGAGGCGGCCAATGGCCTGATGGCGTCGTACCTGGCACAGGCCGGCCTGGCCCGAGTCTTCATAGGCATCAATGACCTGGAGAAGGAAGGTGACTTTGTGTACTCTGACCGCTCCCCCATGCAGACTTTCAACAAGTGGCGAAGTGGAGAGCCCAACAACGCCTATGACGAGGAGGACTGTGTAGAGATGGTGGCCTCAGGGGGCTGGAACGATGTGGCATGCCACATTACCATGTACTTCATGTGTGAGTTTGACAAGGAAAACTTGTGA